ttaaaaatttgagtaatGGTTATGATGATTTAGCTAATTTgatgattataaaattttcattgcgtacttttaaaaataaataaattatatatattttttaaaaattatatttgattaataattcaGATATAAGACATGTTTATCTTATACTTTATATTGATGTTTTCATATCAcgcattttaattttatgaaaaattaaaatttcttaaaattttcgtATCATTATGTTGGTGTTCATACATCATAGGAGATGAGTCTTGGTGGAAAATAAAGATGGAAGTTGGAGATAGAATTAGAGATTGAGTATGCGatgagtttattaaaatattaataaaaacataaatatgtaAGAGGCCCAAATCTAGTCCAACAATCTTCATCGGCCCAGTTCTCAAAATTGTCAGCTGCTTTGCTTCTAAGTCTGGGAATTATGCGCTTTTATTTAGCCCATCCTTTTGGGCCTTTTAGAACAATCATTtatcaaattcataaaaagaaGAATGCGATGCAAAATCTAACATATAAGATGAACTCCAATaatgatttgtttttattcgaattaaatttgattggatttatataataaatataatattgatattagtCATTTATTCGgataaaagttttattttatttacaatcaAACTTAGACACAAGGTTTTTACATCATtagattgaaataaattaatttttaagatgaatttattatatttatcatgccATTAATTGcatctaaatatattaacttttaaGCCTAAAGTATGTGAGTATAGTTTCCAACCATcaaagtattttatatattatttaacgtccgaatttaaaaagaaaacacaaaaactataagaaaagtaaataaattattaattatacgcAGAATTTACGATTATTTATTCTGAACACACTCTGTAAACTATATAGAATTAACACGTTTTTGCTTTCATCCAATAACGCTAGTTGACTATGGTTTGTTAATCTCGGTTCCCTAAGATTGTTTATAGCCAGAAATTGAatggattaaataaaaaaaggtaaaactCCAATTTTATCCTGTAATTTGAAGGGtgacatttttaattttgtatgaattaatttatagaactaaaattataatttaattagattattctcaaatcacatataatttttttacccaATAGgctaaaaaaagattaaaattatcaaaatcttaaaattataaaattagatttaaaaaaaaaataattagtactaaataaaagaataccAGTtatagattatataattaaaattgtatttcttggaatgaaaaaataaataaatagtcaaAGCAGAGTCTGCGCGTGCAAATCCAGTTAgtactattttttgttttttagtgccatattaatactaattagTTTCCTATTCTGCTGCAACTAGGTTTGAAGGTGTTAGTGTAGTAGAACACTACTTCCATTCCTGCCagaactctctctctctctctctccatatatatgtatatctatatatatattatatatgcatgGACATGGACGTATATATAGTGTCCCAAACTACATACAGAAATCTCTCCTACTTTGATATCCTAGTACAGTTTAGAGAAGATTGCGTACAATGTCGAGGGTTAAGGATTTAACAGTTGAAGACATGGAGGGCGTCGTGACTTCTTCGCACAACCGATTCGATATTTTGGCCGCGACGGCGCAACGAGCATTGCAGCTACTACAACAACAAGAAGAAGCACAACGGCAAGAAACAAAGATGCAGActgagaaaaggaaaagagaacgTAGGTCTACAGAATATGCCGACGGTGAAGGAGAACCCACCGCCGCCCGGAGGAAGAAGCCCAAACAACACGAAGAAGCGCAACGGCAAGAAACAAAGATGAAGACTGcggaaaggaaaagagaacGTAGGTCTACAGAATATGCCGACGGTGATGGAGAACCCACCGCCGCCAGGAGGAAGAAGCCCAAACAACACGAAGAAGCCCAACGACAAGAAACAAAGATGAAGACTGCGGAAAGGAAAAGAGATCGTAGGTCTACAGAATATGCCGACGGTGAAGAAGAACCCACCGCCGCCAGGAGGAAGAAGCCCAATACTCGTAAGAATAAGAAGCAGCCCGTGGATGATGGGCCACAACCACCGCCGCCATTGCCGGAAAGATTCAAGAACGTAATCCGAGAAATATCAGGAGGAAGGATTGTCTCCGAGGAGACGTTAGTGATACAGAAGGCATTATTTCAGACGGATTTGAACTCGTCCCATAACCGGTTGTCCATCCCGTTCAGTCAGATTAGCCACCACGGTTTCTTGACGGATGAGGAGAAGAAATTTCTGCGCTGTCGCGAGGGGAAGGGCAAGAAGAAGCACAAAGACGTGACGATGATCGAGCCATCGCTGAAAACACGGACGGCGACGCTTAGCAGGTGGGATATGCCCAAGGAGAAGGGGAAGATGTCGTCGATTTACGTGATCCACGGACCCTGGACATCCATTGTGACTGGGAATCAGCTGAAAGTTGGGATGGTGGTTCAGCTCTGGGCTCTGAGGATCGGGGAGGAGTTGTGTTTCGCTCTGGTGAATCTGACGGGAGAGGGTGCTGCTTGAACTGGTTAGTTAGTTGTTTCTGGTATGTACATGATGTTTGTTATGATTattgcagcagcagcagcttcACCACGAACAGAGCACCTGCAGGTTGAAGACGCTGAGCTGGATGACACCGAGGCGCCAACGTGGATATTTTGTGTCGTTTTTTCTGTATTTGCACTTTCACTTTAATTAGTTAGAAACACGTTTTATCTCGTTAGTTAGCAGCAGTTGTGTCTCTGTTAGTCATCTTCTTCTTTGTATGTAAAAACACTACAGCACCATTCTTCTTGGGTAATGAATACAAGTTCTGGTATCTTTCATTCCCTTCTCTGAGCCTTGAAGATGATGACTGATTTTTGTTCCCAGAAATTCTTAACTTTGCACAATGTTCATCAAAAGTAGAAAAGCTGGTTTTAGTTGTTGGGTCGTGATTAACGTTGATGTTCTACGAACAAGACAAGATCTTTTTTCATACCAAGGAACCTTTTGTTCTGGCCATTGGATTTACTGAGTTTTTAATTTGAGGTGTTATATGTCTCAAGCGTTGCTCCtcaaattatcattttcacaacaaacaattatactcagtaataaaatattaagtaattatgattcatttctaacttttccatcacaataatcataaatttattgataaaagcATAAAATACAAACCCAATACTAAAATGAATTGAAGTTGGTTCGTTAGCAAATATCTGCATTGATGCTGAGTATGCcatgatttatattttgatctatCAATctaatgtatatattgaataaattcTTGTTAGTTTGAAAACCTACCCTTTTTCTTGagaatcatttattttgatatccAAATACGAGTAATTCAtctattgattttatttttataatttgaatttaagtaactttttgatataatatgtATCTAAcgtattttatgtatttcatattaatttatattctgttagcttattaattttgtgttgaataaaattgcaaaacaTCAACtacacaccaaaaaaaaaagaaaacccgaAATCTCACCCAATTTAGGATCTAATATGACCATTTCTAATCTAAGAGACCCATTGAGTATAAGACTCTATATAGGGTAAGATCCgccaataaattaatcttacCCTATTAGATCAATTTATAGATTAacttaaaagataaaattaatcttaCCCTATAAGAtcaactaataagataagGGCATTGGGTCTTCTTTAGGTATGAATTGTAAGATCCCACCATTGCCACTCCTCATTTCAATAATCCAATCCTactaaataaatctaattaattcataaaataaagagaagtAAAAGTTGATCAAGAAATTGCACAAAGCCAATTCCATCTTCTGATATATGAATGAACAACGCATAAATAATCGAGAAAATTGCAAATCTGCTTGTGCCACCATAGTgtgttctctttctttctttctttttcttttttttttttaatatatatattcatttgtgTAACTACATAAAATGATCAGAAGCGAACAGTAGTGGGACCCCAACAGCTCAAATCCATTACTCTGTTCAAAGACTTGTCCGTCTTCTGAACCTTCTCCAAGTCCCTCATCATCCTCTGCGCAACCACTCCCCCAGCAGAAGAAGGCTTAGGATGAACGACGTGCGTGTGGTAGTAAGACTGAACCCTATTCTTGGCGTGCTGCTGAATCGACCTCAACACGTTGTTCCATCTGCAAACCCCTTGATCCTTCAACGCCTCCACCGCTCCAATGCTCGCCGCCACAATCCACGCCGCTGCTCTTCCCCCACTgctcattttaattaattaaaatactagtTTGTGTGTGAAAAACAGGTTTGCGAATGGATCGAGATTTCTGAAGGTGTTTTGATTTCAATGCGAGGAGGAGAAGTGGTGTTTGTTGGGTATTAATAGGGAGAATTGGGGTTAATGAAGACGAAAACTGGGAGCGGTTTAACCTATGGTTTGGGAAACAGCAGGAGAGGGACAGACGCAGACAGCCCCTTGGTTTTTTGTTTGTTGCTAATTGTAAAAACCAACAGCAGCTTTGGTTGATTAGATTAGTGGTTTTGGAATGTATCTCTCAGCTTTCTTAACTTTCGACTCACTTGATTCTTTTTCCgattattttaatatgcaATGTCACTTTCTATGTGGGTTTTAATTACTAGTGGTTTTCGGGATTCCCGGATACCTGGACAGTGGACAACTATGGGCATAAACCGCGTGGAAAGGCTAGAGgttagaggaccaaaaataaatactttacAGGGCACAACCTTCAActcaatttaaatgaattatataataatatattattattaaaaaaatataattttagtcttttaatttatgagatgatattttgattaattaatttttttaattctgaaagtttgataattttatttttttatatataatgtgagTGAAATTCTGTTTGAATCGCATATCatcgaattaaattacaatatgaAATTCACATATATGTAGAAAGGAATCCTTCGTTTCTATTGACTTCAAACTGACCCCGGCCGTGCGACTTAAAAAGCGTGCTATGGCTACTTACATACACTTTTCGAGTATACCGTGTTgtatatttcttgtaattcCGTATTAATACTTTCATATATAGAGCATTTCCCTATTTCTCCATTTCTTGTTTCGGTGCTATCACAAACCAAGCTAACATTTTGTTCCATTTCttattaagaagaaaaattaaaaaaaaaatctttatttatatgtgtaaaaaataacaaattcattataaaatctaaattcTTGGATTCTATTATTTCGATGAATATTGccaaatttttagaaagaaatttaaaatgccGTCGTTTGAATCCACATAGATTTCACTTATAGCCAcgaaaatcataaatcaatcTCACGCTTCactcatttaaattaaaaaaaaaaaaaaagaaaagtaaaaacaaagCAGCTCCAAACAGGATGAATCAGTCAGGAGTAGTAATCTCAGTTGAAATGGACTTGAGCAGTTAAGTGGAAGAAGAAGTGATTTTCATTCATCTCCTtgcataaatatcaatctATACACATTACATACACAACCACCAAAACTtgcaaaaaaagaagaattaggGCTCAATTGGGACCCCAGCAGCTCAAATACATGACTTTTCTAAGCGACTCCTCAGATCTCTTCAGTTCTTCTTCCCTCGATATCTTACTAGAAATCACCGAAGAAGAAGGTGCGCGCAGCTTCTGCCCCTGCGTGGTGTAGGACCTGAGATTGTTCTTGGCGTGCTGTTGCGCAAGTCTCAAGGCGTAATTCCATCGGCAGATACCCTGATCTTTCAGCGCTTCGACTGTGCCGATGCTGGCTGCCACTAACCATGCTCTGCTCGTTGAACTCATTACTTGAGTGAGGAAAACGTGTTTTTATTGTGAAGTAGATGTTGTGATTTGCGATGTTGGAGAATGAGTGGAGAGTGGGAGATGTAGCGGCAATATATAGCGAGGAGGGAGAAGCGTGGTTTTGGAGAgcgagagagaaagaaagccCCCAGTTTTTGGAGTGGTGCACTGCACGtggtatttaaaataattgtttgcTGACACTGGATTTGGACATAAATGAGGCAGAAATATAGATAGAGGGGCTGAATGTCATGGTGCTGACCTGGAAATTAAAACCATCAAAACTAAGGATGGTTGGATGCTACCCAACTGGGTTGTTCCCAAGTTGATGCAAAAATCAACACATgatatagtttatttttatattttataaaattcataactATAGTTGATGTATATGGTTTAAGGAAATTTGGCCCATAAAAGAGTAAAAGAGCCTAGAATTCCCTATAAATGATCCGACAATCCATAAAGAAAATGACCACTCAagatatttaataatctaGTTCAAAAACGTGACTCAATCAATGACGATTGCCTAAGACCCATGTTTAAATGTGTCTACGAGCACACGTAGCATACACTCGAACCACCAAATGAGCCCCCTAGCCAGTATGGAAGACATGCGTTGAAAGAGGTTCCCTCAAGAATTCAGACTCCTGGATAAAGACTTTTTGTAGATTAGAAAGTCCTTATCGATAAAGGATCCCCTCAACGTGGAAGTTTACTCACACTCGTAAGATCAACAGAGGATAATAGCAGATTGTGACCTATCCCAACAATGTTGTGGCAATCTGAGCATACACAGTAATGTgccagaaaaattattttcggAAAATTATCAAGATTCTTTATCTACAAACTTCAAAATATTGCTTTGTtcacaaatgaaaaaaatgcgAGCAATCCattctaatattataaatgaataaattatttttataattttttttatcaatttacctttttatagtttttaaaacgcaataatttatctatttatactaaCAAAGCAATTTAactcattaaatataaaaataacttactttattctaaaaagtaaagagaataaattattactttctattataaaaaatatttattcatttataataacacaaaaagtaaattatataaatatttatttatatataatacaagaagagataaattgtatgtagaaataaatttagtctCATTTTCGTGATTTGGAGTCCATCTAAATTGGCCAAATTCCATTAAAGAAAGCTTTAGTAGGTGCACTCCCTGTCCACCTCTTCTCAGTTATCACCCACAGATTCAGTTTCACTGTTATTTCTACTTTCCTTCTTCCAAGTCCCTCCCTGTTATATGGGCTGTCACTTCATCGAAATCTTGATTATTCGATTGAcgccaaaaaatatattgattaacaccaaaagaaatggaaatacTTGGTTGGGTAAATAACTTGTTCTATTTCAGTTTATCAACTGCTGCATCAATAATCCAAACTTGAAGATTTAGAAAGTTTCGTCGTCATCATCATATAAGAATCATCAATATGTACAAAATATTGGGGGGAATTATCTTCCTCAATTGGGACCCCAACAGCTCAAATACATCACTTTCCTAAGCGACTCCTCGGATTGCTTCAGTTTGTCGTCTCTCATCTTGTTACTAATCATGGAAGAAGAGGGTCCGCACAGCTTCTGGCCCTGAGTAGTGTAGGATCTGAGATTGTTCTTGGCATGCTGCTGCAGAAGCCTCAAGGCGTAATTCCATCGGCAGAAGCCCTGATCCTTCAGTGCCTCCACTGCCCCAATGCTTGCCGCCACTAACCAAGCTCTGCTTGACGAACTCATTCTGATTTTCAGCTTTTTTGAGTGAGAAAATAACGTACAACTTCAAAAGGAGAACTTGTTGTTTGTGAGTTGTGAAGGAGTGGGAGTGAAGAGTTGtctatatagagagagagtggaCGTGGTTTTGTGACCAACAGAATAGGAAAAGCCCCCTGTTTTAAAGTGCGCACTGCACAGTTTGGAAAATGCCTGGCGGCGGTGGATCCGGATCTAGACAaaaacccacacacacaaacacatacctacataatgtaaaatataaataaaaatgtgatgATGTTGACGCGCAAATCGAAGCTATCGCCACAGCATTATCTCTTCCTTAgtttcttcattttgaaaaacagaataaaaaaaaaattgaaataaatttaattaaaaaattaagaccCAAAACCTTTAGTATGatttaaatccaaatataaagGATATGGATTACTTCCTCCCTTATAGTCCTCCATATCCTCACAGTATGTTtggttcaaaaaattaataaagaatagAGAAAATGTTATATATGGCACTTCTAAGTTCAACGTATGTACCGGATgtgtctaaaaatataaattatatgaaataaaaattaaaaaaattgttaaatgataataaatttggtGCAGtagttgaagaaaattaatttttcaccCAATTAAATGgtgctaaatttaaaatagtatgTCAATTATCGATTATAATAtcttctatatttatattttttattttttgaattgatgTTAAGCctaaatagttaaatttggaGATATTTTAGTGTATACTTTGTCATCAAATGAATGACAAGCaagtatcaaaattaaagtattttggttaattaaattttactttgcAGTCAAGCATCCAAACAATTAAATGGTGCAAGTCGAACAATTACAATTACGTTTCAAtcaaatcaagacaaataacttaatctttatctttttagaaatgataaaatatgaaagtaatAATGTCAAATTAGTTAATCGTGTCTTCAATATTCGAGGTATTCAtctatttaaatcaaattataaagagataatacTACAAGTGTTTAAGTAGATCGTAACTCTTCTTACTCGATACTTACATAAAGGGGCTTTTGGATCTCATTTGACAGACAAACAAAGAACGGAAGGTGAagctggaaaaaaaaatatataaagagaaTTCTTTTTACAAAGTTTATAGAGTTAAAAGAATATTCGAAGCACTCAAAACAAAAATCTACTTATTCACTAAAAGTGTGCAATTGTAGTGTTAGATTCTATGTTATAGGCCCTAACCTCTTGAATCAACATTATAATTgtctaattcaatttttaaggaGGTTCAAGTAGTAAAGTTATCTCCAAATGCTCAAATTTAGAGTCAAGattatagtatttaattcaaatttagataCAAAGTCCTTtattaatgttattaaaaCTCAAATCCAAGTCCAAAGGAAATTTAGATGAAGATTTACCTTTGAATTTCTCCAATTTACAAATATTGCTTTTGAAGAGAATAATCGATCAATTTATAGAATAGTTTTTGTACTTGATGTGTTAAAAAACAGCACATGTCTAATGGATATGGACTATTGTTCAAAGTTTGGAACGACGCGAATGCAAATTATGAAGGGGGACCTACAAAAAAGGCGTTAACATTCCTACACCCAAATTAGTAAATTTGAGATGAAATCAAGTAAAAAAGTAagtgaatttaattaagagTCGAGATGTGGTGAATaacattgatgaaaaatgcaaaaacacaTGATAATATGCTTGTGGAGTGCtcgaaaaatatttagaaaatgctTAGAGAGCAAGAGAGATGGTTTAGAGAGTAAGAGAGGTATCCCTACCTGGAAAGActatctatatttatagggGGAGTGCCCATTCTACAGGGGGTATCCCATTCCCaagaattttgcaaaaatcaTCCTTACTTATTAGTAGCTATGAGTGTTTTAATAGGAGTCCTCTTTGTCTTGAGAGTTCCTTTGCTCGCGTGAGACTCCTAGGGTTGATGTGGTATGAGGTGGTTGCTGGCACTTAGGCCAACTGGATGCCACGATGGAGTGTGGGTTGTCATGTGTGTGGGCTTTGAGCCGAATATTTTATTGTGCTTTTATCATGATCCGAGTCGGGGATGTCCCGAGCCTCTTTCCTTCTTCCTGGATTGCTTAGGCTATTTGGGCCAGTCTAATTAGACTGTGGGTTGTCCATCCTTGGCCTCTTGGGAACGTAATGGGCGTGGGATGTTCCGGACTTTTAAGAAGATATCCTAGgctttctgtttttttcttcttttttgggcCTCTTTTTGAACCAGCTTATTTTTATCCATATCAGtgctatttttaatttatttaatacaatgTTTTATTTATCACAAATTTTACTAGATTTTCAAATTCCCTAAAATTGATCATGAAAAGTTTTAGCACACCTAGTGAGATAATCTATTTTCTCATATATTatctttatcaaaatttgaagtacTTAAAAGGATAATTAAGGGAAAGCTTTGAACACAGTAAACTCCAAATTTTCCAACTCAAAATCATCAACTCCCATACTAAGAGCATTGGTGTTACTACAAGGAGTACGCCCAAGAATGTCAAAAAGTCTTCTGAAATAATTTCCCTTGTCGAGCCTGTTCAGAAGGACCTGGTCCAACATAACAAAACAAGTgaagattataaaaataaatccccCGCTATCCTTTCCTCACTCCTGATCTAGTTACTCTTTCACAACAAATGTAGGTCATGTTTTGGTTACGAGTACTTCAATTATAGAAGAACAAATTGCAAGTTTGACTGGAGTTATTGAAAGGCTTATAAACTATGTCCAAGAACAAGATGTTGAAATTGCTAGATTGATCacaaaatagataatatgGACACAGGTCATGCTATTGGAGAACATGTTAAGATTTATGAAAAGTCAGAGGCATCAAGTAACAATGGGGAGATTTTGAG
This genomic window from Sesamum indicum cultivar Zhongzhi No. 13 linkage group LG12, S_indicum_v1.0, whole genome shotgun sequence contains:
- the LOC105175126 gene encoding B3 domain-containing protein At3g25182-like, which gives rise to MEGVVTSSHNRFDILAATAQRALQLLQQQEEAQRQETKMQTEKRKRERRSTEYADGEGEPTAARRKKPKQHEEAQRQETKMKTAERKRERRSTEYADGDGEPTAARRKKPKQHEEAQRQETKMKTAERKRDRRSTEYADGEEEPTAARRKKPNTRKNKKQPVDDGPQPPPPLPERFKNVIREISGGRIVSEETLVIQKALFQTDLNSSHNRLSIPFSQISHHGFLTDEEKKFLRCREGKGKKKHKDVTMIEPSLKTRTATLSRWDMPKEKGKMSSIYVIHGPWTSIVTGNQLKVGMVVQLWALRIGEELCFALVNLTGEGAA
- the LOC105174780 gene encoding uncharacterized protein LOC105174780 — protein: MSSTSRAWLVAASIGTVEALKDQGICRWNYALRLAQQHAKNNLRSYTTQGQKLRAPSSSVISSKISREEELKRSEESLRKVMYLSCWGPN
- the LOC105174781 gene encoding uncharacterized protein LOC105174781; this translates as MSSSSRAWLVAASIGAVEALKDQGFCRWNYALRLLQQHAKNNLRSYTTQGQKLCGPSSSMISNKMRDDKLKQSEESLRKVMYLSCWGPN